The stretch of DNA GACAAGCAcgccgcctaccactgaaaaGATAGCACTGATTAAATTAAATCCTggaataaattcagaaaaatgcagAGTCGAGGACTCGAACCGTGGTGGGCAGGTTCCACCACAAGGAATCTTACTAGCTGAGCTACGCTCAATTCGTATACATGATGAATACCTTGACATACATCATGCAAGTATATCTTAAAATTAGTATTTCCCATATTGTCAGcaacaaaaatatataatttagaattacatatttttatgttttaggaattttttaatACTGACATTGAAGGTAATTTAAATTCAGATCTAGACGTTAATAATGATTGATGAGACTAATTTAGATGGGAATATAGGGATTATTATAACTCATTGTTGTATTGCCATAGGTGAGTAATTTAGACAAATATTAGAGGTTTATTATAGATTGATTTTTCATAGTCAGGCATCGGTAATTTAAATATAAATTTAGGAAATCACTTTAGAATACTTTAGTAACACTAGATGTGGGTAATTATTTAGAAAATATAATAGATACAATTGCTATCCTGATTAGAAGTACCAGATTCTAATTTTAATGAGATTCTTCAGGATTTATCTTTTTCTCTAGCGTGTCTCGTGAGAATTAACATGGAGGCTTAAAAAAACTTGAATTAATAATAGTAAGATTGCACAAACAGGCAGTTGATAGATCACCTGCAAATTCAACAAGAACTAGCACGGTGCCCCGCGCAAATAGCGTGGTAGctagttttattatttatatatatattaaaaaatattattattatatagTTTGGTTTTGTTGATTTATTGCTGTTGTTTTGTCTAAATTGTTCAAATTGAGGTGTGGGTTTTTTTCCTTATCACCACATCATGTGTTGTGCAATATGAATTCACGCTAAAAGAGAATACAAAGAAACATCTTGTAATTCACGCCAAaacttcacgcgcgggaagattcccgcctccacgtcgtggccctagacgccgttcccgcctcggcctcctgacggccctagacgccgtccgaCGCCCGTCATCTCCTCGCCCTCTCTCATCCTAGGTTCTATGTTCgagggcttgtggtgattttcgaGATATAGACCGATGGATCAATTttgagagaaattttgatcggctctcattcacccccctctggtcgtcgGTCCCTCGGAAGAGCTTCCCTTAAGGAGCACTCCCGCGCGCAGGGCTCCCTCCAGGCTCCAGCGTCGCCGCCACGGCAAATGACTGTCTCGTCCCCTCCGCCTTCCCCTCGTCCGTCTTACCTCTGAACACCGTCATCCACGAACTGAAGAGCTGCACAGAACATTCAGACACATCGATCAGTCGGAACTGGAATCTGCAACAGTTTTCTTTTTGGAGCGTGAAAGACAACAATTGTGTCCATATTGCCACGCCTTCATGCATATTTTTGCACCATATATTCCCCTAGGTGGCTGGTGGCATGAATTGATATGGCGTCTGAGTCTACATAAACTTCGTTCCATGGTAACTACCCGGTTGCCGAACCACACTATTTTTTTGTTGCTACTAGTCGGCTGATGTTCCAATAGGCGTCTAGGCAGCATGTACGTGAGCCTTGTCACTTCGTATGAACCCACCAAGCCACATGCCAGGGTCTGCTGTGAGATCTTCATAAACGGGAGATGAAAACAAATCAAAGTTACAAAGTagactttttcttcttcttgtccttaCTCCTTTGACCAAAGTTTGTCACCCCAACAACGCTAATTCATCTATCTGCTCTTGACCTTCCAAAGTCTGCTTTGATCTACTCGGAATGCCAAATGAATCGTTCGTGTTGCTTGCTCTCGCCTTGGCCACAAAACAGATCCTTGAACTACTTGTGGACATTCTATGTCTAGGATGTCAAAAGCTACCAGTATGACGACGGTCGCAGAGATGCCGAATTTCATGTCCTAGCTTCTCAAAGCACCGAGCAAGTAACCATCCGAGTTTGTGGTTGCAAGCTTGATGATGACCAAGCATGTCACCAATATCTGAGCATGAGTGCTATCACCACCAATCAAGCACCATACATGCTGCAGTAGTATTGTGCATCTCTTGTTCTAGCATGTCAGTTTGGTATTGGCATAGTACATTTATCACAGAACATCGACCGACGCCAAACTCGGATGTGTTGAACTCCACCAGCTCAATCtcactccctctcctctcctcttatCCTGTATTCTTTCCCATATATATCTTGTCTCGGTTGCCAGTGAAGGATGTCTTGACCTCATGCAGCGCAAGCTACCATGCAGGTTGACCACTGCTTAATATTTTGTCACCTCCTTGTATGGTCACCAAATCATGGGTGGTGGTGATAGGTTTTGGCTCGATTTCGGACCATAcggaccaaccattcccctcctcgcctcgaactacaggaaccagcccaacgacatatggtcagccgagctcaacgtgagaccaccaaaagtaaacatatgcatccccatttctccgcgactactcaactaccccaggagttgggtgcgggttcctgtactttcgaagaaggcagtactcggcttaccggtttcgactacctcctactcccgacaTGCgtttagtacagttcaaacatgatcagcagggctaagacacccaggaacccagtcctgctgccatacctatagatcatcatcattccccgcccggtctcatatTTCCATGACAATTTCAACAACCCAGGTACTGTATATAAGTATATAACATATATCTCGCtattaaccggaaattactcgacttctaagtatcctatatctcgcgagtgcaaaaagtcactcgacttctatcgagaagtattaagcatagcatttctatcgtcctatacatgctagtataattcagggaaacctagggatcatgcaactagggttccaatcaactcctgaaacgtaatgcacaagtaataaatacatatatatgtgtgtcataatttcaaataataggatgtgcaccggtgCTTGCCTTAATTGCAGGTTAAGTTAGTTTGCTTGACGCCGAGCTTGATCCATGGCGATTCCACCTGGGTGAACTCCAGATTGATCAACCGCAACTTCGTGAACGATAAGTGCATATTCCGGCTCTACATGAATGATAAAATGCTATGCATGAGTGCAATGGATGAATGCATGCATTTATGAAACAAACATAAACTACACAGTGATGTGCGATGACTACTCGATAACCAACGGATAGGGCAGTCAGTTACCGAACCACTAACTATTTACTAAACCACTATAAGAGGCAACACTAGTATATCTACTAACAACAAGAAAACTATTTTAATTAACTAAGTCCTAATTAAATTCAACTAGTTTATCGAGCATAAAATAATTATTAGCAACTAACTAAATTATTTTGGCATGAACCCCAAATTTATGTTTTTAATACAAACTAGCTAAATTCACCATGAGCAAAATAGATTTACTAAAGTAGATCATGAGTACATTCTAGTGATGAGCAAAATCTAGCATGAAACAGCTACTGATACAGTGTTCTAATTTAAATTAACAAGATTTTTCTTACATATAATTTATTCCTTAATTTATAGATATACTAAGATATGGAGAACCCAATTAACATATCAAACTATGTTTTCtggacataaaatttttatagtggactacacatgcatAAAATGAAGTACcgcaaaaatttcataatttttggactagCAAATTTGcagaaattaattaattaagcctaaacacaatttaaatttttgcaAGGGGTAAAAAGATCATTTTGCAAGAATTAATATTTTTCCCTTATAGATACATATGTAACCActctaacaaaactaattttatatttttactattttttcaTGATTTGTTATGCAGTCTACAAGTTTTcgttaaataaataaaagtcaGAAAATCTTACCCACCAGTAAGACAGGTCACGGCCggaccatggccggcggcgtggcgaccagctcccgccggcggcgaggacgtcCGGCGACGGGGCATGGTGGCGCGGCGGCTAGCGCAGTCGGGTGGCGTCGATTGGAGAAGCAAGCAAATAAGGAAAAGAGCATTCTTGAGCTACTGTTCGGTGAAGGAAaggtggctgctgctgttgcacaTCTTGGTGGAGTAAAAGAAATAAGAGATCGAGAGAGGGAGCTCCCCTGGTGCTCGCGGTGGACAAGGAAATCAGACGAGATAGAAAGCAGGGTGCATGTGAGTGGGAGACTGTGTGCACGTGTGCTGGGGTGAGACGAGTGAGAGTTAATGTTGTGTTGTGTGTGTACGTGAGTGTGCAGGgagtgagagagaagagagtgTGACCGACAGAGAGAGAATATCAGAGAAGGAAGGGTGCGCTTGGCTTGCTGGATTGCTCACGCAGAGGAGGGAAAAGAATGGAGGGAGCTGATGTTTGCTTGCTGCGGTGGAGGGAGGAACAGAGAAGAGTGCAGCAGGGTGCATGGcacgggagagagagaaaaaataaatGCTGCTGCTGGCGTCTTAGTAGAGGATAAGGCCGCGCAGAAGGGAGCGAGGCGCCGGGATGAGCACGGCAGAGCGATCAGCAGCGTGGCGATGCTTCGAGGGAGGGGACGAGCTGGCCAGGTACGAGAAGATTTCGGGGGGGACAGTGAGGAGGATGACAAGTGGGGTTGATGAACAGTGACCGCAAGGAAATATCTACTCCAAACAACGTTACTTTGAATTAAACCAAGACTTCACTATGTCATGATTTAGATGcctaaacaaaaatttaaatttggttCTTTTTGGAACTTGTTCAAGGATAATAGATATGTCAATTTGgtattcaaaataaatttttaacATCAATTTGCTActtttcatatttatgcatttttttaatattaCGTAACTGTGGAATTACATAACTCTTGGTAGGAAACATTTTAAAAGTAAATTCACATCACATGTATTaaaatgctagaaaaaattGTTTAATAGCTTTATACATGAACGGTTAGTGCTAATGATCATGTTAAgcaggtgattaacacctgggtgttacaAACGCCTCGTCGAGGTACTGAACGATGATCGTGGACTCGCACACGGGCTTGCCGTCGTGGATGAGCACGGGCACCTTCTTGTGCACGGGGTTGGACTTAGGAGGAGCTCGCTCTTGTTGTTGTGGAGGTCCTTCTCCTCGAGGTACTCGTACCTCAAGCCTTTGAAGCTCAGCGCAAGCTGCACACGCAGAGCGAACGGGCTCGCGAACATGCCAAGTAGCTTCAGGCTGTGGCTGCTTTGGCCGGCCATTTCTCAAGCACTAGTGAAGGATTGGACTGTACCTTGAGGTTTGATAAGTTCCTGTGTTATCCTTGCTCttgaggaggaagggaggcagGGAGGGACGATAAATATAGACTTTCATGTGTACTTGTGTCGAAACGATCACCCATGATGCTCTCAGGATTCGTGGCCAAGATGCTAGTAGATGCCCCATGTACTGATCCTTACGCGTGCAGACAGATAGAGATAGCCATTGCGGCCAATGTTTGGATGGCGATGTACAAATACTAAACTCATATTTGAAGTTTGACTCGACCCATTTGTATGTGTACACAATTAAGTTTTATGTGAGAAGGCTTGTAGTGCAAGCAAACATTATCAGAAGTCAGAACCCGTTCCGTGTATTGCCCTCTTCGGAATTCCGATGAAACTCAGCATGCTAAAGAACAATATCCTAAAAATCTGAGGTTGCAGCGAACGCGATGACAGCGTTGCTAAATATTTGCACATGAGTGACCTGATCAGTGACGCAGAGCGCCTGATGAACATAAACCAGACGCCTTGTACAGTTGTAGTCCGTGCTATTATGTGATGTGGTCCTGTGTGTTCCTCTAGCTAGTGCAAGAAATCGATGTTTGTGTTGTGAACAGCAAGGATACAGCAGTGAAATAAGCTTGTGCTTCGCATCATTTTTCCTCTTGTTTCAGTGAAAACAGTCGgagtactcttcttcctctcctcgaAGAACAACTGAATTGCAACTCCTTTCTTGTTTTACAAGTAGAACCAACACCACCACGTCAACTACTGGAGTGAGGGTAGGCTAGGCTCCCTTGAGTCCACAATCATGATCCAGTACATAGATAAGGAAGGCGCCGCGCCGTAAGTGGACTTTTATTACTACTGCTTGTTGTTGACCAGTATGCAGGGGTGATGGAAATTGAAAATTCTTGATTGTCAGTGATTATTTTTTTTGGGAGAAGTCAGTGATTATTTTAGAAGCGGCACTTATCATAAATCATCAAGGAGGGCTCCTTTTGTGGAATCTGTCCAGCATATTGGTGGAATCTGCCAGGTCGGATTCAAGTTCTTAACTCGATACAGGTGCTCGTATTTTTCAGGACTCATCCTAGAAATTAACTAATACTATCCTCTCAATGGTAGGCGATGTTCCCAGCGATAGCAAGACGACTGCCGGCTCATAGGGCTGTAGGTTGTGTGCTTGTATTATACGGGTGTGTGTCCGCTACACTCTTTCCCGCAAGCCCGCGCCTTGTTCAGTAGAGGCCCACTTGCTGGGTGGCGCCTCGATTGGGCAATGGGTTCACACCTGAGATGGTGAAAGCCTCCCTTCAGAGCCTCGCGGCGACCATAAATAGGGTAGGAGGGTAACATGTAAAGGGTTCGACTCCTTTTGAGTGAGACCTAGATCACTTAGAGGAGAAGACCATCACTGAATACTAACTAGAAACCACACAAGACGTACGTAGGGTCTTATGCCCCCGGgcagcccgaacctatctaaaccaCTATGTCCTCTGAACTCCATCACGGATCAAATCCTGCTGTGTGTTGCACATCTGGCTGAATCTCTAATAGAAGGTTCCCACGAATTCCTGCTCATGGGAGAAATTCACAAATAAGTCTGTCCTATTTTGATCTGCATGCCTTGGATCCTTCCAAATAATTAAGTCCGCATGCATGTAGCCAATGAATTAGTAGTGCCGCCGGTGAATTAGTAGCGTAAGACGTCGGGACTGGCTTGCCTGCTGCCATGCAGAGACAGTGTGTCATGCGCTGAGTTAATTTTCTCCTTGATCTCTGCACCCGGACAAAATCCGACCCTtaaaaaatggagggagtagggaGTAACAGTTACAATATTAGAAATCCAACGCTTGCAACGTCAAAAAAATATGAACGCAAAAGACTCCGACATCCAATTTGAGGATGAAAAATTTCCAGTGCAGTATTAACACGTTGTTTCATGCAACATCGATTGTGAAATAAAAACAATTATTGTAACATCGGTGCTTGTCTCTTGCAACATGTGCCAAGCGTCCGCCGATGAACGAAAAGTCGGACGCTTGAGTGGTACCGTTACCGAAAAAAGTATTCTCCTTAGTCTATATAATCTCATAAAGTACCTTCTTCAGTTTTCTCCTTCAAATATGCCAATTGGTCAAATTtttgtcttctttttctccATCCATAAGTGGAGTTTCAAAGTTAAAATTTGATAGCGTGAACCGTGAAGCCGTGAATGGACATCATAAcctatgttttttttaaaaaatgtatactatgaaatatttttattattactTTTTGGAAATTATACATCCTAAGAATTAATTTATTTCCATATGTTCTAGCCTATCAAAATTATGATGAAGAAATTCGTGGCATTTTTTTCTAACACATCATCCAAATCAAAGCGTGTTCTGTCTCTGTCTTTATAATGGCTAAAGTCTGGGTCACCAAACCAATCAGCCACAGGAGATCCAGCACATAGCATCGATGACGGAAGGCATCACCTCAAAAAAATTAGAATTCCAGCGCCAGCGCACCCATCAGGTACGACGAAATGCTGAAAAGGGCAGCAGCTGGCCGGAACATGACGCACGCGACGACGTCTACAAAACATCATGGAGAGAAATGAAATACGAGAGCACGAGATCTTTTATATaccaacagcagcagccgccgccgccgccataccTCCTTAGTGATCAGTCCCAAATTAAGACGATACAGTACTTCCAACACAGCTCTCACTTTAGCCACAGTACTCCAACAACAATGTCAGCTGAGGCGTCGTCGGCCGTGCGTGTGATCGGCCTATGGCCGAGCCCGTTCGTCATCCGCGTCCTGATCGCGCTGAAGCTGAAGGGCGTCGAGTACGAGTTCGTGGAGGAGCAGGTGGGCAAGAAGAGCGAGCTGCTGCTCAGGTCCAACCCGGTGCACAAGAAGATCCCCGTCCTGCTTCACCACGGCAAGCCCATCTCCGAGTCCCTCGTCATCGTCCAGTACGTCGACGAGGCCTGGTcatcctccgccgcgccggccatcctcccgGCCGACCCGTACACCCGCGCCGTCCATCGGTTCTGGGCGCAGTACATCGACGACAAGGTAAAGCAAAACTAGCTAGTTAATTGCGAGTTCAAGTTCTCTGAACAATAATCCTGATCAGTTTTCAGCAGCAATACTTGTTAATGCTGGCGTACGTGAGGCTAATTAATTAATCGTGTGCTTCCCCTGGTGGTTCGCACACAGTTCCCTCCGGCGATCCGCACTCTCAAGGGATCGGACGACGGCGACAAGGAGCAAGCGGCGGGGCAGCTGTCCGCCGCCCTGCAGCTGTTGGAGGCCGCCTTCGTGGAGCTCAGCCAGGGGAAGAGCTacttcggcggcgacggcgtcgggtACCTGGACATCGCCCTGGTGTCGCACGTCGGGTGGGTGAGGGCGGTCGAGAAGATCGCCGGGGTCGCGCTCCTGGACGAAGCGAAAGTCCCGAACCTGGCGGCGTGGGCCGGTCGGCTGTGCGCgcacgcggcggtggcggacgcGATCCCTGACGCGGACAAGTTCGTGGAGTTCAGCGTCAAGTACGGGTCGTTTTCGAAGCCTATTAACAGTGGTGCCAAGTGAGCCAAAGCGATctgtgttcaaaaaaaaaaagtgagccAAAGCGATCTGATGTGGCCGCTTACTTAGTGGTAGCCATCGACTTTCAGTGCACGTGTGACAGTGTCTATCAATAAGATGTTTTTTTGTGTATAATAGATCAATGTCCGTGCATTGCCAAAGGAAACAAAATATTTCAACGCTACTAAAAATAGTAATAACTTTAATATGGCCGGCCGTAAGTTAGTGCATTGCACGGCCGGCTCCATATGCAGATTGCAGACCCACCCACGAGTCCGCCGGACGTCCTcctttcccctccctctcccactCTATTCCCCCATTTCGCATCCCCTAGCGCTCCCTCTCGCCCATATTCCACCGCGGTCTCCAGTCCCGGCATCGGcctccctccaccctcgccgcagCCTCCAGCGCCCAGATCCAGCCGGAGGCGGGCTGTTCGTCGCTGGCGCCAGACGATTTCGCCACCCATGCAGATCCGCCTCCTCGCATCCGCTACTGTCGCGTGCCTCGCCTACAGCTGAATCTGATCCGGGGTGGGGGTCAGGGGATGGGCCGGGGCTAGacagggaaggggaaggggccgTGGAGGAGGCCACGAGGTGGGCATCGTGGTGCCCAAGCTCTCCCGTGCCGCCACTGTGGGCCGGGCGCCGGCGTACTGGGGGTTGCTGCTCGATGCTGGCAGCATGCTGCTGCAGGTGACGCGGCAGGTCGCCGA from Panicum virgatum strain AP13 chromosome 9K, P.virgatum_v5, whole genome shotgun sequence encodes:
- the LOC120651892 gene encoding glutathione S-transferase U17-like, with the protein product MTEGITSKKLEFQRQRTHQVRRNAEKGSSWPEHDARDDVYKTSWREMKYESTRSFIYQQQQPPPPPYLLSDQSQIKTIQYFQHSSHFSHSTPTTMSAEASSAVRVIGLWPSPFVIRVLIALKLKGVEYEFVEEQVGKKSELLLRSNPVHKKIPVLLHHGKPISESLVIVQYVDEAWSSSAAPAILPADPYTRAVHRFWAQYIDDKFPPAIRTLKGSDDGDKEQAAGQLSAALQLLEAAFVELSQGKSYFGGDGVGYLDIALVSHVGWVRAVEKIAGVALLDEAKVPNLAAWAGRLCAHAAVADAIPDADKFVEFSVKYGSFSKPINSGAK